A part of Sulfurimonas sp. HSL-1716 genomic DNA contains:
- a CDS encoding DnaB-like helicase N-terminal domain-containing protein, translated as MHDNLYNLVFEKSVLSSVLFSMEEDERDEIFSRLHTEIFYLPSHRDIYDAMHNLYRSNKPIDEEFIKLQLSKQNKFDEAVMLDILSANPIANVTSYIDQIVEYAKKRKMLELATSIKKMILEDQVTTDEVQAMIDMELQKMEESSDIGMPITMRQAIYDYDNMVEPPKIATGIRKFDEMLCDGIEPAQLVHVGGERNVGKTTLLKQILFNTSVGFNSLFFSFEMPAWKMAKLTKRMKGQSNLDNYRIIDTSMMKSRDVMDVARMIRMMWRKHGIRFVLIDSKMKLTHKTFKGNSDSDRKGDIDAVLNAVVQETGITLMMIVQLSKDDIKNGTMSSYGSGLSDYEADMQIMVYHSQSGDGSVEVKVTKERQDVNHEPIKLWLNRDELKFDDVRRAETTYTVTRSGIQETFNDKVEIQII; from the coding sequence ATGCATGATAACCTTTATAACCTTGTATTTGAAAAGAGTGTACTAAGCTCTGTCCTGTTCTCCATGGAAGAAGATGAGAGAGACGAGATCTTCTCAAGGCTTCATACAGAAATATTTTATCTTCCGTCGCATCGAGATATATACGATGCCATGCATAACCTTTACAGATCGAACAAACCGATAGATGAAGAGTTCATCAAACTACAGCTATCTAAACAAAACAAGTTTGATGAAGCAGTCATGCTGGACATACTGTCTGCAAATCCTATAGCAAATGTCACAAGCTACATCGATCAGATAGTTGAATATGCGAAGAAGAGGAAGATGCTTGAACTAGCTACATCTATCAAAAAGATGATACTTGAAGACCAGGTGACGACTGATGAAGTTCAGGCGATGATAGATATGGAACTTCAAAAGATGGAAGAGTCAAGCGACATCGGTATGCCTATTACCATGAGACAGGCTATATACGACTACGATAATATGGTAGAACCGCCGAAGATAGCTACAGGCATACGAAAGTTTGATGAGATGCTTTGTGATGGTATAGAGCCGGCACAGCTCGTTCATGTCGGCGGTGAAAGAAATGTCGGCAAGACAACACTTCTTAAACAGATCCTTTTCAATACATCAGTTGGATTTAACAGTCTCTTCTTCAGCTTTGAGATGCCGGCTTGGAAGATGGCAAAACTTACGAAGCGTATGAAAGGACAGTCGAACTTAGACAACTACAGGATCATAGATACATCGATGATGAAGAGCAGGGATGTCATGGATGTTGCGCGCATGATACGCATGATGTGGCGTAAGCATGGTATACGTTTTGTGCTCATTGACTCCAAGATGAAGCTTACTCATAAGACATTCAAAGGTAATAGCGATAGCGATAGAAAAGGCGATATCGATGCTGTTCTAAATGCTGTAGTACAAGAGACTGGCATAACACTTATGATGATCGTACAGCTTTCAAAGGATGATATAAAGAACGGAACTATGAGTAGTTATGGTTCCGGGCTTAGTGACTATGAGGCTGACATGCAGATCATGGTATATCACTCTCAATCAGGTGACGGTTCCGTAGAGGTCAAGGTTACAAAAGAGAGACAAGACGTCAATCATGAACCCATAAAACTATGGCTTAATAGAGATGAGCTGAAGTTTGACGACGTCAGGAGAGCAGAGACCACATATACGGTTACACGTTCTGGCATACAAGAAACATTTAACGATAAGGTAGAGATACAAATAATATGA
- a CDS encoding phage regulatory CII family protein, with the protein MKDYAENKSPKDPKLCQLIRKAITVNRKAIGLEFDDVAEELGLQPGTLENKLKPSYANGDLTLTEFVHFLELTNDMGPLEYIASNFDMLLVRNDDVTPTVKKIGQLADKAMMESSDVFRSAKEALEDGNISEDEKERLLKELRESNTANFELEQQLKHLPTPPKDE; encoded by the coding sequence ATGAAAGACTATGCAGAAAACAAATCCCCAAAAGACCCGAAACTGTGTCAGCTCATACGAAAGGCTATAACTGTAAACCGAAAAGCAATCGGTTTGGAGTTTGATGATGTCGCGGAAGAGCTTGGGCTACAACCAGGTACGTTAGAAAACAAGCTCAAGCCATCATACGCAAACGGTGACTTGACTCTTACCGAGTTTGTCCACTTTCTTGAACTTACGAATGACATGGGACCTCTTGAATACATAGCATCTAATTTCGACATGCTCTTAGTCCGTAATGACGATGTCACACCTACAGTCAAAAAGATAGGTCAGCTTGCAGATAAGGCGATGATGGAAAGTTCTGACGTATTTAGATCCGCAAAAGAAGCACTAGAAGACGGGAATATCTCAGAAGATGAGAAAGAGAGACTTTTAAAAGAGCTTCGGGAGTCAAACACAGCAAACTTCGAGCTAGAGCAACAGCTCAAACATCTACCAACACCACCAAAGGATGAATGA
- a CDS encoding efflux RND transporter permease subunit: protein MYKLAITRPIATLMYVITLVIFGYMSFKSMPAALFPNVDFPMVTVKTIYPGAESSTIESQVTDKIEEAISSIGGVDTIVSTSSDGVSVVTVKFFLERNIDEATNDVRDKVSAVTLPTNAKTPLVSKLDIGSASVINVFLTAKKDNIKSLMVFADEKVKPALQKINGVGAINIIGYKDREIRIYPDIDLLNKFGITVKELNDIVARENVKIGGGKLVSQTQEYVLKTKADALSIDELKNIVVKDNIKLKDIAKVQDGLSDAKSYASYNGKEGVMLEVQKISGTNTLDIIKRVKAVVPKLQKMAGDDYGVQTLQDTAPFIIHSLEDVEFDLVYGAFLAVIIVFGFLRNFTITAVSALSIPISIIGTIALMNYMGFDLNKMTLIGLTLSIGIIIDDAIVVLENIYKKMEAGMSKYEAAFLGVKEMAFAILAISAMLLAVFIPVANMSGIVGKFFESFAMTVGFAVVISYTVAMSFMPSLSARVLQKGESRFYNLTEPVFKLLERMYDKTLKFVLRFKVLTLLFVILVFVGSLSLFPKIGMDFIPKEDKAEFEINLKANTGISLEEMIKESKKIENLVKKDKNVLFTTLSVGYNSVQEKNKALIYVKLTPKNKRAQNQEQIIQMFRDELKPYQNKNMFITAAAIPNIKGAGVTVPYQIVLKSDSFDALKTATKNLTEYLAKKKGFADIDTNLDEGKPQIDINIIRENASRLGISASQISQAISTAFSSDLEISYFEENGKQYNITLRLNDAQRVSIADIKKIQLRAANGELVYLSGLVNFTKTSSQASIYHFDRQRQVSVYADLFGLDLGGAVNYTKEGIDKLLPPGVTYQFTGFADEMVKTGKAFGAAVGLSIILMFIILAVLYESLIQPVIIMMALPLSIIGVMIALYLTGLQFSLFVMIGFMLLMGMVGKNAVLLVDFANIAVEKGKNADDALLEAGEKRLRPILMTTIAMIFAMIPIAISTSLGSETKAPMAIAVIGGLLSSMFLTLLVVPVIYKLINPLDRWLRKWYESKKLEI from the coding sequence ATGTATAAATTAGCGATAACCAGACCCATAGCGACACTGATGTATGTCATCACGCTCGTTATTTTCGGATATATGAGCTTCAAATCGATGCCTGCAGCACTTTTCCCCAATGTCGATTTTCCGATGGTAACCGTAAAAACGATCTACCCGGGAGCCGAATCAAGCACTATAGAATCGCAGGTAACGGACAAGATAGAAGAAGCGATATCGAGCATAGGCGGAGTGGATACCATCGTCTCTACAAGCAGTGACGGGGTGAGCGTCGTTACGGTAAAGTTCTTTTTGGAAAGAAATATAGACGAAGCGACGAACGATGTCAGAGACAAGGTCTCTGCGGTGACTCTGCCGACCAATGCGAAAACGCCGCTCGTAAGCAAACTTGATATCGGTTCGGCGTCTGTCATAAACGTATTTTTGACCGCGAAAAAAGACAATATCAAAAGCCTTATGGTGTTTGCCGATGAAAAGGTGAAGCCCGCTCTACAAAAAATAAACGGTGTCGGAGCGATCAACATCATCGGATACAAAGACAGGGAGATACGGATCTATCCTGACATCGATCTTCTTAACAAGTTCGGTATCACGGTCAAAGAGCTAAATGATATCGTCGCAAGAGAAAATGTCAAGATAGGCGGAGGAAAGCTTGTATCTCAAACACAAGAGTATGTGCTCAAAACCAAAGCCGATGCTTTGAGCATCGATGAATTAAAAAACATAGTCGTAAAAGACAATATAAAACTAAAAGATATAGCAAAAGTACAAGATGGGCTCAGCGATGCGAAAAGCTACGCTTCTTATAACGGCAAAGAGGGCGTCATGCTCGAAGTCCAAAAGATCTCGGGCACGAATACGCTTGATATCATCAAACGGGTAAAGGCTGTTGTACCGAAACTGCAAAAGATGGCGGGAGACGATTACGGAGTACAAACGCTTCAGGATACGGCACCCTTTATCATCCACTCTTTAGAAGATGTCGAGTTCGATCTGGTTTACGGAGCGTTTTTGGCCGTTATCATCGTATTTGGATTTTTGCGTAATTTTACGATCACGGCCGTTTCTGCACTTTCCATCCCGATATCCATTATAGGGACGATCGCATTGATGAACTATATGGGATTTGATCTAAATAAAATGACGCTTATCGGACTTACGCTCTCCATCGGTATCATCATCGATGATGCCATTGTCGTACTGGAGAACATCTACAAGAAGATGGAAGCGGGTATGAGCAAGTATGAAGCCGCGTTTCTCGGCGTAAAAGAGATGGCGTTTGCCATTCTTGCGATCTCCGCGATGCTTTTGGCCGTATTTATCCCTGTCGCCAACATGAGCGGGATCGTAGGCAAATTCTTTGAAAGTTTTGCCATGACGGTTGGTTTTGCCGTTGTCATTTCATATACGGTGGCCATGAGCTTTATGCCGAGCCTCAGTGCAAGGGTCCTGCAAAAAGGCGAGAGCAGGTTTTATAATCTTACCGAGCCGGTATTTAAGCTTTTAGAGAGGATGTACGACAAGACGCTGAAATTCGTATTGAGATTTAAGGTCTTGACGCTTCTTTTTGTCATACTTGTTTTTGTGGGTTCGCTGAGCCTCTTTCCGAAAATAGGGATGGACTTTATTCCAAAGGAGGATAAAGCGGAGTTCGAGATAAACCTCAAAGCCAATACGGGTATATCTTTGGAAGAGATGATAAAAGAATCCAAAAAGATAGAGAATCTCGTAAAAAAAGATAAGAACGTGCTTTTCACGACTCTTTCTGTCGGGTATAACAGTGTTCAAGAAAAAAATAAGGCCCTTATCTACGTAAAACTGACACCGAAGAACAAAAGAGCTCAGAATCAGGAGCAGATCATTCAAATGTTTAGAGATGAACTCAAACCCTATCAAAATAAAAATATGTTTATAACCGCCGCGGCGATCCCGAATATAAAAGGAGCGGGCGTGACCGTGCCTTACCAGATCGTATTGAAATCCGATTCATTCGATGCTTTAAAAACTGCTACGAAGAACCTGACGGAGTATTTGGCCAAGAAAAAAGGTTTTGCTGATATCGATACGAATCTAGATGAGGGAAAACCTCAGATAGATATCAACATCATAAGAGAGAACGCTTCAAGGCTTGGTATCTCGGCGTCACAGATATCTCAAGCGATCTCAACGGCTTTTTCAAGCGATCTGGAGATATCATACTTTGAAGAGAACGGCAAACAGTATAACATTACGCTCAGGCTCAATGATGCGCAGAGGGTAAGTATAGCCGATATCAAAAAGATACAGCTGCGTGCAGCAAACGGCGAACTTGTATATCTAAGCGGTTTGGTGAACTTTACGAAGACTTCGTCGCAGGCTTCCATCTACCACTTTGACAGGCAGAGACAGGTAAGTGTATATGCTGATCTTTTCGGACTTGACCTGGGCGGTGCGGTGAACTATACCAAAGAGGGGATAGATAAACTGCTGCCTCCGGGAGTCACATACCAGTTCACGGGTTTTGCCGATGAGATGGTAAAGACGGGCAAGGCTTTCGGTGCAGCTGTAGGGCTTTCGATCATCTTGATGTTCATTATCCTAGCGGTACTTTATGAATCGCTCATTCAGCCCGTTATCATCATGATGGCTCTGCCTCTAAGTATCATCGGTGTCATGATAGCACTGTACTTGACGGGATTACAGTTTAGTCTTTTTGTCATGATAGGTTTTATGCTGCTTATGGGAATGGTCGGAAAAAATGCGGTACTGCTTGTCGATTTTGCAAATATTGCCGTGGAAAAAGGTAAAAATGCGGATGATGCGCTTCTTGAAGCTGGTGAAAAAAGGCTGAGACCGATACTTATGACGACAATCGCTATGATTTTTGCTATGATTCCGATTGCGATCAGTACAAGCTTGGGAAGCGAAACAAAAGCACCGATGGCAATAGCGGTCATCGGCGGGCTTCTTAGCTCGATGTTTTTGACACTTTTGGTTGTACCGGTAATATATAAACTTATCAATCCGTTGGACAGATGGTTGAGAAAATGGTATGAAAGTAAAAAGTTAGAGATTTAA
- a CDS encoding P27 family phage terminase small subunit gives MAKGIDWEYIRSEFEETTKSENLIAEQNDVSRGALQRRRDKEGWIRKNYGDSIKDKSLIDMRNPILGKIALRKVDEVKKELGNNYSSLDEPVLVGFALSYERWLKFHMIIQSQGSVEESSKGTVYISPYENLAQSEFNNMMKAASQLGLSIASRKRLNLTPESEKEEASLFDIADQLNDEEIDV, from the coding sequence TTGGCAAAAGGTATCGATTGGGAATATATAAGATCTGAATTTGAGGAAACAACAAAATCAGAGAATTTAATCGCCGAACAAAATGATGTTTCAAGGGGAGCTCTGCAGCGAAGAAGAGATAAAGAGGGGTGGATCCGCAAGAACTACGGAGACAGCATAAAAGACAAGTCCCTCATAGATATGCGCAATCCTATTCTGGGGAAGATCGCACTACGTAAAGTAGATGAAGTGAAAAAAGAGCTCGGTAATAATTATTCAAGTTTAGATGAACCGGTACTCGTAGGCTTTGCTTTGAGCTATGAGAGATGGTTAAAGTTTCACATGATCATACAGTCGCAAGGATCCGTAGAAGAAAGCTCTAAAGGTACCGTATACATATCTCCGTACGAGAACCTTGCACAATCAGAGTTTAATAACATGATGAAAGCTGCAAGCCAACTAGGACTTTCAATAGCTTCACGTAAACGACTTAACCTTACCCCTGAATCAGAGAAAGAAGAAGCATCCCTATTTGATATAGCGGATCAGCTCAATGACGAAGAAATAGATGTCTAA
- a CDS encoding zinc ribbon domain-containing protein, translating into MALLDCPECGHKVSSAAASCPSCGSPIAQDIIGEQRTTTIQETSKRLKLQIILSSALFWIGLIAVFTSPLEAASSAVPTLILFIGAVWYIVVRFMIWWNHK; encoded by the coding sequence ATGGCTCTACTAGATTGTCCTGAGTGTGGTCATAAAGTGTCAAGTGCGGCGGCATCTTGCCCTAGCTGCGGATCTCCTATAGCACAAGACATCATCGGCGAGCAAAGAACTACTACCATACAGGAAACAAGCAAGAGGCTAAAGCTTCAGATCATTCTCTCGTCAGCTTTGTTTTGGATAGGGCTCATAGCGGTATTTACAAGTCCATTGGAAGCAGCGTCAAGCGCAGTGCCAACTCTCATACTATTTATCGGAGCTGTATGGTACATAGTCGTAAGATTTATGATCTGGTGGAATCATAAATAA
- a CDS encoding DNA adenine methylase → MCKVTRPPLRYHGGKWRAAPKIIPYFPPHTTYAEPYGGGASVLLRKPRSKNEIYNDLDGEIVNVFRVLRDKDAAEELIRLLQLTPFSRDEMLLAWEECEDEIERARRTITRSQLGFGSSGATRGRKSFAGFAINNNKALQFKSLPGNLYQITERLKDVIFENVDAFRIFEKLDREDTLFYCDPPYINSTRTSIPSGSHYQHEMSDEDHLKLLQKIKILKGKVVLSGYRSEMYMDILKDWKFVTFQSQISSQSNGGTLREECLWIKPSNTQRDLFS, encoded by the coding sequence ATGTGCAAAGTAACAAGACCGCCTCTCAGATATCACGGCGGCAAGTGGAGAGCAGCTCCTAAGATCATACCTTACTTTCCTCCGCACACTACATACGCAGAGCCGTACGGCGGTGGTGCAAGTGTGCTTCTTAGAAAGCCCAGAAGTAAGAACGAGATCTACAACGACTTGGACGGTGAGATTGTAAACGTGTTCCGGGTACTTCGTGACAAAGATGCAGCAGAAGAACTCATAAGACTTTTACAGCTTACTCCGTTTAGCAGGGATGAAATGCTTTTAGCTTGGGAAGAGTGTGAAGATGAAATAGAGAGAGCACGTAGAACAATAACGAGATCTCAACTTGGTTTTGGTTCTTCCGGAGCAACAAGAGGAAGAAAAAGTTTTGCAGGATTTGCAATCAACAATAATAAAGCACTTCAATTTAAAAGTCTACCAGGTAATTTATATCAGATAACAGAAAGACTTAAAGATGTAATTTTTGAAAATGTTGATGCATTTAGAATTTTTGAGAAACTAGATAGAGAAGATACATTGTTTTATTGTGATCCTCCATATATAAATTCAACAAGAACAAGTATTCCTAGCGGTTCACATTATCAACATGAAATGAGTGATGAAGATCATTTAAAGCTGCTACAAAAAATAAAGATACTAAAAGGAAAAGTTGTGCTTAGTGGGTATCGATCTGAAATGTATATGGATATCTTGAAAGATTGGAAATTTGTAACTTTTCAATCACAGATAAGCAGCCAAAGTAATGGCGGAACACTCCGTGAAGAATGTTTATGGATCAAACCGTCAAATACGCAGAGAGATCTGTTTTCTTGA
- a CDS encoding tyrosine-type recombinase/integrase: MKKLRFKNRNGVLYFGVDGKFKSSKMKYNTVNKNILIGKFNRGEIDDELSFCDEKTSFVTDLVSQVVENKSKHLKHKTMIAYRSSYSNHIVPYFKGKTASEIKPLHIKEFQDAMVDRGLKKESVQFARILLKEAFENAVLNEHIQSNPVDAVSMPKIKYKKEKPKPFTLDEIDLILESAKGQLKNFLGISFFTGMRSGELLALTWDDLDFTENTITINKTVAQGIINSAKTRSSERDIEMLDKCREFFKSQRLVTGLKNSYVFLNAKGNHYSSNDYFYGKYQALLESLNIEKRALHNTRHSFASIMLNNKVDTLWVSHTLGHENLQITLSIYTHFMPKKEKMRLHFLEKRYKNGTEA, from the coding sequence ATGAAAAAGTTGCGGTTTAAAAATCGAAACGGGGTTCTTTATTTTGGCGTTGACGGAAAGTTTAAATCATCGAAGATGAAATATAACACCGTGAATAAAAATATTCTCATCGGAAAATTCAACAGAGGCGAGATAGACGATGAGCTATCGTTTTGCGATGAGAAAACGAGTTTTGTAACAGACCTGGTATCTCAGGTCGTAGAGAACAAAAGCAAGCATCTCAAACACAAAACTATGATAGCATACAGGTCGTCGTATTCAAACCATATTGTACCCTATTTTAAAGGAAAAACGGCGTCTGAGATAAAGCCTCTTCATATCAAAGAGTTTCAAGACGCGATGGTCGACCGGGGGCTTAAAAAAGAGAGCGTACAGTTTGCAAGGATCTTGCTAAAAGAGGCATTTGAAAATGCGGTCTTAAATGAGCATATACAAAGCAACCCTGTAGATGCGGTAAGTATGCCGAAGATAAAGTACAAGAAAGAGAAGCCGAAGCCGTTTACGCTCGATGAGATAGATCTTATCTTGGAAAGTGCGAAAGGACAGTTGAAAAACTTTCTCGGCATCTCTTTTTTTACTGGGATGAGATCGGGCGAGTTGTTAGCTCTGACTTGGGATGATTTAGATTTTACGGAAAATACAATAACGATCAACAAAACAGTGGCGCAGGGCATCATCAACTCGGCAAAGACAAGATCTAGCGAGAGAGATATCGAGATGCTCGATAAGTGCAGAGAGTTCTTTAAAAGTCAGAGACTTGTTACAGGTCTTAAAAACAGCTACGTTTTTTTAAATGCAAAAGGGAACCATTACAGCTCAAACGATTATTTCTACGGAAAGTATCAGGCTTTACTTGAATCTCTAAACATTGAAAAAAGAGCGCTGCATAATACACGACACTCGTTTGCAAGTATCATGCTGAACAATAAAGTAGATACATTATGGGTATCTCATACGCTTGGACATGAAAATCTGCAAATCACCTTGAGTATATATACTCACTTTATGCCGAAAAAAGAAAAAATGAGGCTGCACTTCTTAGAAAAGAGGTACAAAAACGGTACAGAGGCTTAA
- a CDS encoding XRE family transcriptional regulator, with product MSFADNLKKIMNDKNITALDIANKLNVSRGTVTHWSNGVRTPDPDKIKELANILKINVAELFGEKLKSRVRTIPLIGLASCGIPQEYDLNGYEPIPVSEDIYEEGMYAVQAEGNSMSPKINDRAIVYCNIHRQIDNGNIVHYNLNGVSGIKKYKINEKGDIISLVPLNSDYDVITVHADDNLDLKMARVVGVIDMDF from the coding sequence ATGTCGTTTGCCGATAATTTAAAAAAAATTATGAATGATAAAAATATAACAGCTCTTGATATAGCCAATAAACTAAACGTTTCAAGAGGGACTGTTACACATTGGTCGAATGGTGTTAGAACACCTGATCCAGACAAGATAAAAGAACTTGCAAATATTTTAAAGATAAACGTAGCTGAACTGTTTGGTGAAAAATTAAAATCAAGAGTACGCACGATACCGCTCATAGGACTCGCAAGCTGCGGAATACCACAGGAATACGATCTAAACGGATACGAGCCGATACCTGTAAGTGAAGATATCTATGAGGAGGGGATGTACGCAGTACAGGCAGAGGGAAACAGTATGAGTCCGAAGATCAACGACAGGGCCATAGTCTACTGCAACATCCATAGGCAGATCGACAACGGGAATATAGTCCACTATAACTTAAACGGCGTAAGCGGTATAAAAAAGTATAAAATAAACGAGAAGGGAGATATCATCTCTCTCGTACCTCTAAATAGCGACTACGATGTCATTACCGTACACGCAGATGATAATCTGGATCTAAAGATGGCTCGCGTCGTAGGCGTTATAGATATGGATTTTTAA
- a CDS encoding HNH endonuclease has translation MPKKICNQVGCNNLISISERYCGDHKRIVSKYKHRIYDNHKRNKDHSKFYHSKEWKSIRETIMERNGGLCKRCQQLDIITNADVVDHIIPITEDYTKRLDLSNLQPLCHSCHNKKTADDESMKGRGA, from the coding sequence ATGCCAAAAAAGATTTGTAATCAAGTAGGATGCAATAATCTTATCTCTATAAGTGAAAGATATTGCGGCGATCATAAGCGTATTGTGAGTAAGTATAAACATCGAATATATGATAATCATAAACGCAATAAAGATCACTCGAAGTTCTATCATTCTAAAGAATGGAAATCTATAAGAGAAACTATTATGGAGCGTAACGGAGGACTTTGTAAGAGATGTCAACAACTAGACATAATTACAAATGCTGATGTTGTAGATCATATTATTCCAATAACAGAAGACTATACAAAACGACTTGATCTATCAAATCTTCAACCGCTTTGTCACTCATGTCACAATAAAAAAACAGCAGATGATGAATCCATGAAAGGCAGGGGGGCATGA
- a CDS encoding DNA adenine methylase → MCKVTRPPLRYHGGKWKAAPKIIPYFPPHTTYAEPYGGGASVLLRKPRSKNEIYNDLDGDIVNVFRVLRDKEASQELIRLLQFTPFSRDEMILAWDDTEDEIERARRTIVRSQMGFGSAGATKGRTGFRGLDVYENSYSAPAKQFKELPYHLQAIIERLQGVVLENTDGLKIIEQADIESTLFYVDPPYMVHTRSSMKSGAKYYRHEMTDEDHEELLKRILRAKANVLISGYKSDMYMDMLKDWEFVTFESRSSSNKGTTMREECLWIKPSNTQRDLFS, encoded by the coding sequence ATGTGCAAAGTAACAAGACCGCCTCTCAGATATCACGGTGGCAAGTGGAAAGCAGCTCCGAAGATCATCCCGTACTTTCCTCCGCACACTACATACGCAGAGCCGTACGGCGGTGGTGCAAGTGTGCTTCTTAGAAAGCCCAGAAGTAAGAACGAGATCTACAACGATCTTGACGGCGATATCGTCAATGTGTTTCGCGTGCTCAGAGATAAGGAAGCATCGCAAGAGCTTATCAGACTTTTACAGTTTACTCCTTTCTCACGAGATGAGATGATTCTTGCTTGGGATGATACAGAGGATGAAATAGAAAGAGCACGCAGAACGATAGTACGTTCACAGATGGGTTTTGGTTCTGCAGGTGCTACGAAAGGTCGTACAGGTTTTCGTGGACTTGATGTTTATGAGAACAGCTACTCAGCTCCGGCAAAACAGTTTAAAGAACTTCCATACCATCTTCAAGCGATCATCGAGAGACTGCAAGGTGTAGTTCTTGAAAATACAGATGGACTAAAGATCATAGAGCAAGCCGACATAGAAAGTACACTTTTTTATGTAGATCCTCCGTACATGGTACATACACGTTCAAGCATGAAAAGCGGTGCAAAGTATTACCGTCATGAGATGACCGATGAAGACCACGAAGAACTGCTGAAAAGGATACTAAGAGCAAAGGCAAACGTACTCATCAGCGGGTACAAGTCCGACATGTACATGGACATGCTGAAAGACTGGGAATTTGTGACGTTTGAGTCAAGATCTAGTTCAAATAAAGGTACGACTATGCGAGAAGAATGTTTATGGATCAAACCGTCAAATACGCAGAGAGATCTGTTTTCTTGA